The proteins below come from a single Oncorhynchus gorbuscha isolate QuinsamMale2020 ecotype Even-year linkage group LG12, OgorEven_v1.0, whole genome shotgun sequence genomic window:
- the LOC123991492 gene encoding uncharacterized PPE family protein PPE24-like, with product MVLFTVVLFTVGPFTVGLFTVGLFTVGPFTVGPFTVGPFTVGLFTVVGPFTVGPFTVGPFTVGPFTVGPFTVGPFTVGLFTVGPFTVGPFTVGPFTVGPFTVGLFTVGLFTVGPFTVGPFTVGPFTVGPFTVGLFTVGLFTVGLFTVGPFTVGPFTVGLFTVALFTVGPFTVGPFTVGPYTVGPYTVGPYTVGPFTVGPFTVGPYTVGPYTVGPYTVGPFTVGLFTVGPFTVGLFTVGLFTVGLFTVGPFTVGPFTVGLFTVGLFTVGPFTVGPFTVGPFTVGPFTVGPFTVGPFTVGPFTVGPFTVGLFTVGLFTVGLFTVVGLFTVGPFTVGLFTVGPFTVGPFTVGLFTVGPFTVGPFTVGPFTVVPFTVGPFTVGPFTVGPFTVGLFTVGPFTVGPFTVGLFTVGPFTVGPFTVGPFTVGPFTVGLFTVGPFTVGLFTVGPFTVGLFTVGPFTVGPFTVGLFTVGLFTVGPFTVGPFTVGPFTVGLFTVGLFTVGPFTVGLFTVGLFTVGLFTVGLFTVGLFTVGLFTTHFTLHCISPLKM from the exons CTTCACAGTGGGCCCCTTCACAGTGGGTCCCTTCACAGTGGGCCCCTTCACAGTGGGCCCCTTCACAGTGGGCCTCTTCACAGTGGGCCCCTTTACAGTGGGCCCCTTCACAGTGGGCCCCTTCACAGTGGGCCCCTTCACAGTGGGCCTCTTCACAGTGGGCCTCTTCACAGTGGGCCCCTTTACAGTGGGCCCCTTCACAGTGGGCCCCTTCACAGTGGGCCCCTTCACAGTGGGCCTCTTCACAGTGGGCCTCTTCACAGTGGGCCTCTTCACAGTGGGCCCCTTCACAGTGGGCCCCTTCACAGTGGGCCTCTTCACAGTGGCCCTCTTCACAGTGGGCCCCTTTACAGTGGGCCCCTTCACAGTGGGCCCCTACACAGTGGGCCCCTACACAGTGGGCCCCTACACAGTGGGCCCCTTCACAGTGGGCCCCTTCACAGTGGGCCCCTACACAGTGGGCCCCTACACAGTGGGCCCCTACACTGTGGGCCCCTTCACGGTGGGCCTCTTCACGGTGGGTCCCTTCACGGTGGGCCTCTTCACGGTGGGCCTCTTCACGGTGGGCCTCTTCACGGTGGGCCCCTTCACGGTGGGCCCCTTCACGGTGGGCCTCTTCACGGTGGGCCTCTTCACGGTGGGTCCCTTCACGGTGGGTCCCTTCACGGTGGGTCCCTTCACGGTGGGCCCCTTCACAGTGGGCCCCTTCACAGTGGGTCCCTTCACAGTGGGTCCCTTCACAGTGGGTCCCTTCACAGTGGGCCTCTTCACAGTGGGCCTCTTCACAGTGGGCCTCTTCACAGTGG TGGGCCTCTTCACAGTGGGCCCCTTCACAGTGGGCCTCTTTACGGTGGGTCCCTTCACGGTGGGTCCCTTCACAGTGGGCCTCTTCACAGTGGGCCCCTTCACAGTGGGCCCCTTCACAGTGGGTCCCTTCACAGTGGTTCCCTTCACAGTGGGCCCCTTCACAGTGGGTCCCTTCACAGTGGGTCCCTTCACAGTGGGCCTCTTCACAGTGGGCCCCTTCACAGTGGGCCCCTTCACAGTGGGCCTCTTCACGGTGGGTCCCTTCACAGTGGGTCCCTTCACAGTGGGTCCCTTCACAGTGGGTCCCTTCACAGTGGGCCTCTTCACGGTGGGTCCCTTCACAGTGGGCCTCTTTACAGTGGGTCCCTTCACAGTGGGCCTCTTTACAGTGGGCCCCTTCACAGTGGGTCCCTTCACAGTGGGCCTCTTCACAGTGGGCCTCTTCACAGTGGGCCCCTTCACAGTGGGCCCCTTCACAGTGGGTCCCTTCACAGTGGGCCTCTTCACAGTGGGCCTCTTCACAGTGGGCCCCTTCACAGTGGGCCTCTTCACAGTGGGCCTCTTCACAGTGGGCCTCTTCACAGTGGGCCTCTTCACAGTGGGCCTCTTTACAGTGGGACTCTTTACCACACATTTCACACTACACTGTATTTCTCCTCTGAAAATGTAG